In Parasegetibacter sp. NRK P23, a single genomic region encodes these proteins:
- a CDS encoding M28 family peptidase: MRKLLFAMALMGAVPTMAQKTTLKGADKFGKTITAADLKKHLYIVAGPEMEGRETAKEGQRKAAAYIEEYFKSLGLKPGNGTSYQQAFPVYEDKFEAAELMVNGTALKLDQDFTLNLGQSHTATQYFSEFVYVKDTTMVGGGNDYKNLEVTGKLVLVNGLSAAANSRNANYARVINALIRKGAAAVLLVQGGFPREQGIAAQHGAMSLNQYKRSVTPNVFSISEQVAAKLMGADWNQAKANTIPSKTYPAEVKLAFSKSFTQLESTNVLGVVEGTDKKDEYLFVTAHYDHIGIENGVINAGADDDGSGTVSILEMAEAFAKAKAAGKGPRRSIVFMTVSGEEKGLWGSAYYSNHPIFPLENTVADLNIDMIGRVGFEYQKSADSGNYVYVIGDDKLSSDLRPVSEAANKQFVKMKLDYKYNDPNDPNRFYYRSDHYNFAVKGVPVIFYFNGVHADYHRPGDTPDKINYPLMEKRARLVFYTAWEMANRENKIVRDKPL, encoded by the coding sequence ATGCGAAAACTGCTCTTTGCCATGGCATTGATGGGCGCCGTTCCCACCATGGCCCAAAAAACAACGTTGAAAGGAGCCGATAAATTCGGTAAAACCATCACCGCCGCTGACCTGAAAAAACACCTCTATATTGTAGCCGGTCCCGAAATGGAAGGCCGCGAAACCGCGAAAGAAGGACAAAGAAAAGCCGCAGCTTATATAGAAGAATACTTTAAATCCCTGGGACTGAAACCTGGTAACGGAACCAGCTACCAGCAGGCATTCCCCGTGTATGAAGACAAATTTGAAGCCGCGGAACTGATGGTGAATGGTACAGCGCTGAAACTGGACCAGGACTTCACACTCAACCTAGGCCAGAGCCATACCGCCACACAATATTTCAGTGAGTTCGTATATGTGAAAGACACCACTATGGTGGGCGGCGGAAATGATTACAAAAACCTGGAAGTAACCGGGAAACTGGTACTGGTAAACGGACTTTCCGCAGCAGCCAATTCCCGCAACGCCAACTACGCCAGGGTGATCAACGCGCTTATCCGTAAGGGCGCGGCCGCAGTATTGCTGGTACAGGGCGGGTTTCCCCGCGAACAGGGCATCGCCGCACAACATGGGGCAATGAGCCTGAACCAGTACAAAAGAAGCGTAACGCCAAATGTATTCTCCATTTCCGAGCAGGTGGCGGCTAAGCTGATGGGTGCCGACTGGAACCAGGCAAAAGCCAATACCATTCCTTCCAAAACTTATCCCGCTGAAGTAAAACTCGCGTTCAGCAAATCATTCACCCAACTCGAAAGTACCAACGTACTCGGTGTGGTGGAAGGAACCGATAAAAAAGATGAATACCTTTTTGTGACCGCGCACTACGACCATATCGGTATTGAAAATGGCGTGATCAACGCGGGCGCCGATGACGACGGCTCCGGAACCGTGTCCATCCTCGAAATGGCGGAAGCCTTCGCCAAAGCGAAAGCCGCCGGGAAAGGACCGCGCAGGTCCATCGTTTTCATGACGGTTTCAGGGGAAGAGAAAGGGCTCTGGGGTTCCGCCTACTATTCCAACCACCCCATATTCCCATTGGAGAATACAGTGGCCGACCTGAACATCGATATGATCGGAAGGGTGGGTTTTGAATACCAGAAAAGTGCCGACTCCGGCAATTATGTTTACGTGATCGGCGACGATAAACTCAGTTCCGATCTGCGCCCCGTAAGCGAAGCCGCCAACAAGCAGTTCGTGAAAATGAAGCTGGATTACAAATACAATGATCCCAACGATCCCAACCGCTTCTACTACAGGAGCGACCACTATAATTTCGCCGTGAAAGGTGTGCCCGTGATCTTTTACTTCAACGGCGTGCATGCCGATTACCACCGTCCCGGTGATACGCCTGATAAAATCAATTATCCCCTGATGGAAAAACGTGCCCGCCTGGTGTTCTACACCGCCTGGGAAATGGCCAACAGGGAAAACAAAATTGTAAGGGATAAGCCGCTGTAA
- a CDS encoding UbiA family prenyltransferase, with amino-acid sequence MEKAPQQNDQDTISSYVADLAQIEMEGYELGVKKARNALFWAAGLFFVGEMISLFMTPDLDAITISVVMAIALVEAGIFVALGFWTKKKPYTAIVWGIITFCAFIILGAVATGYSDGASAGVASIFRGIIVKTIILINLIRPLGDAKALEAKRELFGKE; translated from the coding sequence ATGGAAAAAGCTCCGCAGCAAAACGATCAGGACACGATCTCTTCTTATGTAGCCGACCTCGCACAAATAGAAATGGAAGGCTATGAACTGGGGGTGAAAAAAGCGCGTAACGCATTATTCTGGGCAGCCGGACTATTCTTCGTCGGTGAAATGATCAGCCTGTTCATGACACCCGACCTGGACGCGATCACGATTTCAGTAGTAATGGCCATCGCACTGGTGGAGGCTGGTATATTCGTTGCCCTTGGATTCTGGACAAAGAAAAAACCATACACGGCCATTGTGTGGGGCATCATTACTTTTTGCGCCTTTATTATACTGGGGGCAGTAGCAACGGGCTATTCAGACGGCGCTTCGGCCGGGGTGGCCAGCATTTTCAGGGGCATCATTGTAAAAACTATTATCCTCATCAACCTGATCCGTCCGTTGGGCGATGCGAAAGCGTTGGAGGCAAAGCGGGAGTTGTTCGGGAAGGAATGA
- the tatC gene encoding twin-arginine translocase subunit TatC yields MVKKLFNRSDDQAEMSFVDHLEALRWHVVRSLAAVLVGAIVVFANIDFFFNDIILGPAHNDFITYKLICDFSHKVGMGDAMCMEDINLKLISTEMSSQFMMSFTIAFVAGFIIAFPYVFWEFWRFVGPALTPKEKKKTRGMIFWVSLLFFLGVGFGYFLLAPYTVNFFASFTLSPLIENNFRISDYIENITQLVLGTGVVFQLPLAVLFLSRVGILTPAFLRASRKYAVVVILVIAAVITPPDVVSQLIVTIPLWILYEISIGISARVVRDQEKKDKEWS; encoded by the coding sequence ATGGTAAAGAAATTGTTCAACAGGAGTGATGACCAGGCGGAAATGTCGTTCGTGGACCATCTTGAAGCGCTGCGCTGGCACGTGGTACGTTCATTGGCGGCTGTGCTGGTAGGCGCGATTGTCGTGTTCGCGAATATTGATTTTTTCTTCAACGATATTATTCTCGGCCCTGCCCACAACGATTTTATCACCTATAAGCTGATCTGCGACTTCAGCCATAAAGTCGGGATGGGCGATGCCATGTGCATGGAAGACATCAACCTGAAACTGATCAGTACAGAGATGAGTTCCCAGTTCATGATGAGCTTTACCATCGCCTTCGTAGCGGGCTTCATTATCGCCTTCCCTTATGTTTTCTGGGAATTCTGGCGCTTTGTGGGCCCGGCCCTCACGCCAAAGGAAAAGAAAAAGACACGGGGCATGATCTTCTGGGTATCACTGCTCTTCTTCCTGGGTGTGGGTTTCGGTTATTTCCTGCTCGCCCCTTATACGGTGAACTTCTTTGCGAGCTTTACGCTCAGTCCGCTGATCGAGAACAATTTCCGTATCTCCGACTATATTGAGAACATCACCCAACTCGTATTGGGCACGGGCGTGGTGTTCCAGCTTCCGCTGGCCGTGCTTTTCCTTTCGAGAGTAGGTATATTAACCCCGGCATTTCTCCGTGCCTCACGCAAGTACGCGGTAGTGGTAATCCTGGTAATCGCGGCCGTGATTACACCGCCTGATGTGGTGAGCCAGTTGATCGTAACCATCCCGCTCTGGATTCTTTATGAAATCAGTATCGGCATCTCCGCAAGGGTAGTACGCGACCAGGAGAAGAAAGACAAGGAATGGAGTTGA
- the rpiB gene encoding ribose 5-phosphate isomerase B — translation MNTSFDLSLPIAIGADHAGYEYKEMLLAYLQEKGYTVKNFGTNSPDSADYPDFAHPTSLSVESGESGCGVLVCGSANGVAITANKHQGIRAAIAWQEELASLARKHNNANIICIPARFISTDLAKQIVDTFLHTEFEGGRHEKRVNKISC, via the coding sequence ATGAATACTTCGTTCGACCTTTCGTTGCCTATCGCTATCGGTGCCGACCATGCCGGTTATGAATACAAGGAAATGCTGCTGGCTTATCTCCAGGAGAAAGGATATACCGTAAAAAACTTCGGCACCAACAGTCCTGATTCTGCGGATTATCCAGACTTTGCGCACCCCACTTCCCTCAGTGTGGAATCGGGCGAATCGGGCTGCGGTGTACTGGTATGCGGCAGTGCGAACGGGGTAGCCATTACCGCCAACAAGCACCAGGGTATCCGGGCCGCCATCGCATGGCAGGAAGAACTCGCGAGCCTGGCCAGGAAACACAACAACGCCAACATTATTTGTATCCCTGCAAGATTCATTTCCACTGACCTTGCCAAACAAATCGTGGACACATTCCTGCATACGGAATTTGAAGGCGGCAGACACGAAAAACGCGTGAACAAGATCTCCTGTTAA
- a CDS encoding YjjG family noncanonical pyrimidine nucleotidase — MKYSHLFFDLDHTLWDFEANSRLTLQELFLQLDLPAKGIKDFDSFHQKYLYHNDRLWERYRKGFVKQDELRWKRMWLTLLDFKIGDEKLAREMARLFLAGLPTRNLLFPGTLELLDYLRSKNYQLHLITNGFEDVQHSKLKYSGLSPYFGEVITSEGSNSLKPNKEIFDFAFRKTGAVPEKSIMIGDSIEADMEGAKNAGIDHIFVNHMAVKTDFRATHTVYSLPELHTIF, encoded by the coding sequence ATGAAATACTCCCATCTTTTCTTTGACCTCGACCACACCCTCTGGGACTTCGAAGCCAATTCACGCCTCACTTTGCAGGAGCTCTTCCTTCAACTTGATCTTCCGGCAAAAGGCATAAAAGATTTTGACTCCTTCCACCAAAAATACCTCTACCACAACGACCGCCTCTGGGAAAGATACCGCAAGGGATTTGTGAAACAGGATGAACTCCGCTGGAAAAGAATGTGGCTCACCCTGCTCGATTTTAAGATCGGAGACGAAAAACTCGCCCGCGAAATGGCCCGCCTTTTTCTCGCGGGATTACCCACACGAAACCTGCTTTTCCCCGGAACCCTGGAACTGCTCGATTACCTGCGTTCCAAAAATTACCAACTGCACCTCATCACCAACGGGTTCGAAGACGTGCAACACAGCAAACTAAAGTATTCCGGGTTATCCCCTTATTTCGGGGAAGTGATTACTTCTGAAGGTTCCAACAGCCTCAAGCCCAACAAAGAGATTTTCGATTTCGCTTTCAGGAAAACAGGCGCCGTTCCCGAAAAAAGCATCATGATAGGAGATAGTATAGAAGCTGATATGGAAGGTGCGAAGAATGCCGGTATCGATCATATATTCGTGAACCACATGGCGGTGAAAACCGATTTCAGGGCCACGCATACGGTGTATTCCCTGCCTGAACTGCACACGATTTTTTAA
- a CDS encoding deoxyhypusine synthase family protein: MSKGPVSQFITHHYRHFNAAALVDAAKGYETHLLENGKMLVSLAGAMSTAELGVSLAEMIRQDKIHIISCTGANLEEDVMNLVAHSHYKRIPNYRDLTPQEEWDLLENHYNRVTDTCIPEEEAFRRLQKHLVKQWKDAEANGERFFPHEFLYKTVLSGELEQYYEIDPKDSWIVAAAEKNLPIVVPGWEDSTTGNIFASYVIKGELKADTVKSGIEYMVWLADWYRQNSEGKGVGFFQIGGGIAGDFPICVVPMMYQDLEWHDVPFWSYFCQISDSTTSYGSYSGAVPNEKITWGKLDIHTPKYIVESDATIVAPLIFAYLLGW; this comes from the coding sequence ATGAGTAAAGGACCCGTTTCACAGTTTATCACGCACCATTACCGCCATTTTAACGCCGCTGCCCTGGTAGATGCCGCCAAAGGATATGAGACCCATCTCCTTGAAAACGGTAAAATGCTGGTATCCCTGGCAGGCGCCATGAGTACCGCAGAACTGGGCGTTTCCCTCGCGGAGATGATCCGTCAGGATAAGATTCATATCATCAGTTGCACAGGCGCCAACCTGGAAGAAGACGTGATGAACCTGGTGGCCCACTCCCACTATAAGCGCATCCCCAACTACCGCGATCTTACACCCCAGGAAGAATGGGACCTGCTGGAGAACCACTATAACCGCGTAACCGATACCTGCATCCCCGAAGAAGAAGCTTTCCGCCGCCTCCAGAAACACCTGGTGAAGCAATGGAAAGACGCGGAAGCCAACGGCGAAAGGTTCTTCCCGCACGAGTTCCTGTACAAAACAGTATTGAGCGGAGAACTGGAACAATATTATGAGATCGACCCCAAAGACAGCTGGATCGTGGCCGCAGCAGAAAAGAACCTGCCCATCGTGGTGCCGGGCTGGGAAGACAGTACCACCGGTAACATCTTCGCCAGTTACGTGATCAAAGGGGAACTGAAGGCCGATACGGTGAAAAGCGGTATCGAATACATGGTGTGGCTGGCCGACTGGTACCGCCAGAATTCCGAAGGAAAAGGCGTGGGCTTCTTCCAGATCGGTGGCGGCATCGCCGGGGATTTCCCCATCTGTGTGGTACCCATGATGTACCAGGACCTGGAATGGCACGATGTTCCTTTCTGGAGCTACTTCTGCCAGATATCAGATTCCACCACATCTTATGGTTCCTACTCCGGTGCCGTGCCCAACGAAAAAATCACCTGGGGTAAACTGGATATCCATACGCCCAAGTACATCGTGGAAAGTGATGCCACCATTGTGGCTCCGTTGATTTTCGCTTATCTGTTAGGTTGGTAG
- a CDS encoding DUF6088 family protein, with amino-acid sequence MSTTAFISKQIEKLPPGQVFSYSTFLKEPDQREATIKALNRMVEAGKLSKLAKGRYYKAEHTVFGKLGPDLYQVVKDLLEDGGKVTGYLTGYSIYNKLGLTTQVSNTIQIGKNDVRSKLKRDRYTISFVRQKNEITTEHIPLLQILDAIRYIREIPDVPVLSSIVRLNTIVNDLSDSDQKKMAALLLKYPAATRALAGAMFEQAGKDALAKKLHQTLNPVTKYKMPGISSIIPNAENWYFK; translated from the coding sequence ATGAGTACAACAGCGTTCATATCGAAGCAAATTGAGAAGCTACCTCCTGGCCAGGTGTTTTCTTACTCAACCTTTTTAAAGGAGCCGGACCAGCGTGAGGCAACCATAAAGGCGCTCAACAGAATGGTGGAAGCCGGTAAATTGTCAAAGCTTGCAAAAGGCAGATATTACAAAGCAGAACATACTGTGTTTGGTAAGCTGGGGCCTGATTTGTACCAGGTGGTAAAGGACCTGCTGGAAGATGGTGGCAAGGTAACAGGTTATCTCACAGGATATTCAATCTATAATAAGCTGGGACTAACAACTCAGGTTAGTAACACCATTCAAATAGGCAAAAACGATGTTCGTTCAAAATTAAAACGGGACCGATACACGATCTCATTTGTCCGGCAGAAAAATGAAATTACTACAGAACATATACCATTACTTCAAATTCTCGATGCCATCAGGTATATCAGGGAAATACCAGACGTTCCGGTGCTGTCTTCTATTGTCCGGCTCAACACTATTGTAAATGATTTATCAGATTCGGACCAAAAAAAAATGGCAGCGTTGTTGCTCAAATACCCGGCGGCCACCCGTGCATTGGCCGGAGCCATGTTTGAGCAGGCAGGAAAAGATGCTTTGGCAAAGAAACTACATCAAACCCTCAACCCGGTAACAAAATATAAGATGCCCGGTATTTCCTCGATAATTCCAAATGCTGAAAACTGGTATTTCAAATGA